In Micromonospora sp. LH3U1, one genomic interval encodes:
- a CDS encoding peptidase C39 family protein, which translates to MSIAAPLTRRDIAYRGFHLPAETTAGGGDGLLVTDRGLVLEGAGERGTWTSPPVRVGFPVAEVVPSWTADSPDGCWIEVELRGWHGDAPATDWYRLARWAADDHSVRRTSVPGQRDGDARVDTDTLIVTGATVSGWQARVTLCRPTGSPTSPVLRSVGAVATGPTPTGPTEQPGYDADSAAARGRVLDVPRYSQRLHAGQYPQWGGGGDSWCSPTCTSMVLAYWGAEPAPEHYAWVDPSGPRPVVVHAARHCYDHAYAGAGNWPFNTAYAGLHGVDAFVTRLRSLVEAEAFIAAGIPLIVSAAFRADEVPGLAYDTSGHLMVLVGFTADGDPVLNDPYAPDDDSVRRTVPRQRFEAVWQRGSGGVTYVLRPPSVPLPPPPAQPNW; encoded by the coding sequence ATGAGCATCGCGGCACCACTCACCCGGCGGGACATCGCCTACCGAGGCTTTCACCTGCCGGCCGAGACGACGGCCGGCGGCGGCGACGGCCTGCTCGTCACCGATCGAGGGCTGGTTCTCGAAGGCGCCGGCGAGCGGGGCACCTGGACGTCACCGCCGGTGCGGGTCGGTTTTCCGGTCGCCGAGGTGGTGCCGTCCTGGACCGCCGACAGCCCGGACGGCTGCTGGATCGAGGTCGAACTGCGCGGCTGGCACGGTGACGCCCCCGCCACCGACTGGTACCGGCTGGCCCGCTGGGCGGCCGACGACCACTCGGTGCGACGCACCTCGGTACCAGGGCAGCGCGACGGCGACGCCCGAGTCGACACCGACACCCTGATCGTGACCGGGGCGACGGTCAGCGGTTGGCAGGCGCGGGTGACCTTGTGCCGGCCGACCGGCAGCCCGACCAGTCCAGTGCTGCGCAGCGTCGGCGCGGTCGCCACCGGCCCCACCCCGACCGGCCCGACCGAGCAGCCGGGGTACGACGCGGACTCCGCCGCTGCCCGTGGACGGGTGCTGGACGTGCCCCGCTACTCGCAGCGGCTGCACGCCGGCCAGTACCCGCAGTGGGGTGGCGGCGGCGACTCCTGGTGCAGCCCCACCTGTACCTCCATGGTGCTCGCGTACTGGGGTGCCGAGCCGGCGCCGGAGCACTACGCCTGGGTGGACCCGTCCGGCCCGCGTCCGGTGGTGGTGCACGCCGCCCGGCACTGCTACGACCACGCGTACGCCGGGGCCGGCAACTGGCCGTTCAACACCGCGTACGCCGGCCTGCACGGGGTGGACGCGTTCGTCACCCGGCTGCGATCGCTGGTCGAGGCGGAGGCATTCATCGCCGCCGGTATCCCCCTGATCGTCTCCGCCGCGTTCCGCGCCGACGAGGTGCCGGGGCTCGCCTACGACACCAGTGGACACCTCATGGTGCTGGTCGGTTTCACCGCCGACGGCGACCCGGTGCTCAACGACCCGTACGCCCCGGACGACGACTCGGTCCGCCGTACCGTGCCCCGGCAGCGGTTCGAGGCGGTCTGGCAGCGCGGCAGCGGCGGTGTGACGTACGTGCTGCGACCCCCGTCGGTGCCGCTGCCCCCGCCGCCCGCCCAGCCCAACTGGTGA
- a CDS encoding response regulator transcription factor codes for MRVLVVEDERNLADAIARGLRKRGMAVDVAYDGDAGHEAAFVTRYDVVVLDRDLPGVHGDQICADLAASGALTRVLMLTASGTVADRVEGLQLGADDYLPKPFAFDELVARVQALGRRATPAAPPVLELADLVLDPARRVVTRAGVPVDLTNKEFGVLSELLKARGAVVSSEELLERVWDANTDPFTTIVRVTVMTLRKKLGDPPLIETVVGAGYRTAEVGA; via the coding sequence ATGCGGGTACTGGTGGTGGAGGACGAGCGCAACCTCGCCGACGCGATCGCACGCGGGTTGCGCAAGCGGGGGATGGCGGTCGACGTGGCGTACGACGGCGACGCCGGCCACGAGGCGGCGTTCGTCACCCGGTACGACGTGGTGGTGCTGGACCGCGACCTGCCGGGCGTGCACGGTGACCAGATCTGCGCCGACCTGGCCGCCTCCGGCGCGCTGACCCGGGTGCTGATGCTCACCGCGAGCGGCACGGTGGCCGACCGGGTGGAGGGGTTGCAACTCGGCGCGGACGACTACCTGCCGAAACCGTTCGCGTTCGACGAGTTGGTCGCCCGGGTGCAGGCGCTGGGCCGGCGGGCCACCCCCGCCGCGCCGCCGGTGCTCGAACTGGCCGACCTGGTGCTCGACCCGGCCCGCCGGGTGGTCACCCGCGCCGGGGTGCCGGTCGACCTCACCAACAAGGAGTTCGGGGTGCTCAGCGAGCTGCTCAAGGCGCGCGGCGCGGTGGTCTCCAGCGAGGAACTGCTGGAACGGGTCTGGGACGCGAACACCGACCCGTTCACCACCATCGTCCGGGTCACCGTGATGACGCTGCGCAAGAAGCTCGGTGACCCGCCGCTCATCGAGACGGTGGTCGGCGCGGGTTACCGCACCGCCGAGGTGGGCGCATGA